One genomic segment of Flectobacillus major DSM 103 includes these proteins:
- a CDS encoding sensor histidine kinase has product MQSLYAHSYRFLWITILGVYSFVNTLLTETLTYYPIPLSSPTLLVLFLVLIAGIWEGSRILYHYLSLRFYNKLWHKLAVGFVGSILLTATLTIAISFSYAYVSDTWQSPTFILLLKLFLMFAFRINLFLNILNIIYLYVHELEKIALEAEQLRQIGVQAQLQAIRNQINPHFLFNNLSVLSSLISYDTTSSLQFVKQFSNVYRYVLKNHDKELISISEELGFTQSYLFLLQKRFPEGIQVELHVDEGYLNWQIVPMALQMLLENTIKHNIVSVEKPLTIRLYTDNPYLILSNNLQPKAVYTSESTHTGLSNIVQRYAYLSSIDVQIIKTDNEFIVKIPMLKLPSETSL; this is encoded by the coding sequence ATGCAAAGCCTTTATGCTCATTCATATCGCTTTTTATGGATAACCATTCTGGGGGTGTATTCGTTTGTAAATACATTACTCACCGAAACCCTGACATATTACCCCATTCCACTTAGTAGCCCTACCTTACTGGTATTGTTCCTTGTACTGATTGCTGGCATTTGGGAAGGTAGTCGCATATTATATCATTATTTGTCACTTCGGTTTTATAACAAATTATGGCACAAGCTTGCAGTGGGGTTTGTGGGGAGTATTCTACTTACGGCTACTTTAACAATAGCCATAAGCTTTTCTTATGCCTATGTTTCTGACACATGGCAAAGCCCGACATTTATTTTGTTACTCAAACTATTTTTAATGTTTGCCTTTCGGATAAACCTATTTCTGAACATCCTCAATATCATTTATCTCTATGTTCACGAACTCGAAAAAATTGCCTTAGAAGCCGAACAGCTTCGCCAAATTGGTGTACAAGCCCAATTACAGGCTATTCGTAACCAAATTAACCCGCATTTTTTATTCAATAATTTAAGTGTTTTAAGTTCGCTAATTAGCTATGATACAACGAGTTCGTTACAGTTTGTCAAACAATTTTCAAACGTTTATCGGTATGTTCTTAAAAACCACGACAAAGAATTGATTAGTATTTCGGAAGAACTCGGTTTTACGCAATCCTATTTATTTTTATTACAAAAACGTTTTCCAGAAGGAATACAAGTAGAACTTCATGTCGATGAAGGATATTTGAATTGGCAAATAGTACCTATGGCCTTACAAATGCTTCTCGAAAATACAATTAAGCACAACATTGTGTCTGTCGAAAAACCCCTAACAATTCGGCTGTATACCGATAACCCGTATTTAATACTTTCAAACAACTTACAGCCCAAAGCTGTTTATACTTCAGAATCAACTCATACAGGCTTATCCAATATTGTTCAGCGATACGCCTATTTGAGTTCTATTGATGTACAAATCATCAAAACCGACAATGAGTTTATTGTAAAAATACCCATGTTAAAACTACCCTCCGAAACATCACTATGA
- a CDS encoding acyclic terpene utilization AtuA family protein yields the protein MKELKKIRIGAGAGFSGDRLEPAKILAQDGEIDYLVLECLAERTIALAQKRKMVDASKGYDPLLERRMEILLPIIKEKGIKVLSNMGAANPLAAAKKITEIAAKNNISIKVAAVVGDDVLSLITGNEITLESGKPLSSFGKIISANAYLGADSILPAIASGPDIIITGRVADPSLVVAPLMYEFGWSYDETDLIGKATVIGHLMECAGQVTGGYFADGVNKIVPDLAILGHPLVDVSQDGTAVISKVENTGGIISLATVKEQLLYEVLNPFAYLTPDVSADFTTVSLKQIAPNCVQVSGGSGSSKPEKLKVSVGYQAGFMGEGEILYAGAFAMERAKMAGEIIRLRLAEVFQDALRIDYIGHSSAHAGINQNDSTAYEIRLRVAGMANLPETAALIGEEVEALYTNGPSGGGGVRKSVNEIIGIQSILMSRNSINPSFSIFES from the coding sequence ATGAAAGAATTGAAAAAAATAAGAATTGGAGCAGGAGCAGGTTTTTCGGGCGACCGCCTCGAACCTGCCAAAATACTGGCACAGGATGGGGAAATAGATTATTTGGTGCTGGAATGCTTGGCTGAAAGAACAATTGCATTGGCTCAGAAAAGAAAAATGGTGGATGCTTCTAAAGGCTATGACCCACTGCTAGAAAGGCGAATGGAAATACTTTTACCCATTATTAAAGAAAAAGGTATAAAAGTACTGAGTAATATGGGGGCGGCTAATCCTTTGGCGGCGGCAAAAAAAATCACTGAAATTGCAGCAAAGAATAATATTAGTATCAAGGTGGCCGCTGTTGTTGGCGACGATGTGCTTTCACTAATTACAGGCAATGAAATTACCTTAGAATCAGGCAAACCATTAAGCAGTTTTGGCAAAATCATCTCTGCCAATGCGTATCTTGGGGCAGACAGTATTCTGCCAGCCATTGCTTCTGGTCCTGATATTATTATTACAGGACGAGTAGCAGACCCTTCGCTGGTAGTTGCTCCGCTGATGTATGAATTTGGTTGGTCGTATGATGAAACCGACCTCATCGGAAAAGCTACGGTAATTGGACATTTGATGGAATGTGCAGGACAAGTAACGGGCGGTTATTTTGCTGACGGAGTCAATAAAATAGTACCTGACTTAGCCATTTTGGGGCATCCGTTGGTAGATGTATCTCAAGACGGAACAGCAGTTATCAGTAAAGTAGAAAACACTGGCGGAATCATCAGCCTTGCCACCGTCAAAGAGCAACTTCTCTATGAAGTACTCAATCCTTTTGCCTATCTTACTCCTGATGTTTCAGCAGATTTTACCACCGTTTCACTCAAGCAAATTGCCCCAAATTGTGTACAAGTAAGTGGCGGTAGTGGCTCATCAAAACCCGAAAAATTAAAAGTTAGTGTTGGCTATCAGGCTGGATTTATGGGCGAAGGAGAAATTTTGTACGCAGGAGCATTTGCGATGGAAAGAGCAAAAATGGCAGGCGAAATAATCCGTTTACGTTTAGCAGAAGTATTCCAAGATGCTCTTAGAATTGATTATATCGGTCATAGTTCGGCTCATGCTGGCATCAATCAGAACGATTCTACCGCTTATGAAATTCGTTTGAGAGTTGCAGGAATGGCCAATTTACCAGAAACAGCGGCACTCATCGGCGAAGAAGTAGAAGCACTCTATACCAATGGGCCATCGGGCGGTGGTGGTGTCAGAAAATCCGTCAACGAAATCATTGGCATACAATCTATCCTGATGAGTCGCAATAGTATTAATCCCTCTTTCTCAATCTTTGAATCATGA
- a CDS encoding alpha/beta hydrolase: protein MKKNCLVYLILFQMISLGVFAKTDTLEIASTKMNKTYKAAVTLPKSYENSQKSFPVLYLLHGGIGHFNDWLAKAPDKNLIQNLADQYNLVIVMPEGEVFSYYIDSPVDKNSQFESYIVKDVITKIDKTYRTIASKNGRVITGLSMGGYGALYLSGKYPELFVAAGSMSGALNPDLQGWKLPKEATENLRKAFDAIIGSYNADPKGYEAYSVVAMADKMKTNGVSLIFDCGTDDFLIEPNRELHRRLVFNNTPHDYSERPGGHAWPYWENSLYYHLLYFSKVLKSVNSGKY from the coding sequence ATGAAAAAAAACTGTCTTGTCTATTTAATTCTTTTCCAAATGATTTCATTGGGCGTATTTGCTAAAACCGACACGCTTGAAATCGCCTCAACAAAAATGAATAAGACTTACAAAGCTGCCGTTACACTGCCAAAGTCTTATGAAAACAGCCAAAAATCATTTCCAGTGCTTTATTTATTGCATGGAGGTATCGGACATTTTAATGATTGGCTTGCCAAAGCTCCAGACAAAAACCTTATCCAAAACCTAGCCGACCAGTATAATTTAGTGATTGTGATGCCCGAAGGTGAAGTATTTAGTTATTATATTGATAGCCCTGTTGATAAAAATAGTCAGTTTGAATCTTACATTGTAAAAGATGTAATTACCAAAATAGATAAAACTTATCGAACAATCGCTTCTAAAAATGGGCGAGTAATTACGGGGCTTTCGATGGGCGGTTATGGGGCTTTGTATTTATCAGGAAAATATCCTGAGCTTTTTGTGGCTGCTGGAAGTATGAGTGGCGCACTTAACCCCGATTTACAAGGTTGGAAATTACCTAAAGAAGCCACAGAAAACCTCAGAAAAGCTTTTGACGCTATCATTGGTTCGTACAATGCCGATCCAAAAGGCTATGAAGCCTATTCGGTAGTTGCGATGGCCGATAAAATGAAAACCAATGGCGTGAGTCTTATTTTTGACTGCGGAACAGATGATTTTTTGATTGAACCAAATCGTGAACTTCATCGCAGATTAGTGTTCAACAATACTCCTCACGATTATTCAGAAAGACCAGGCGGTCATGCTTGGCCATATTGGGAAAACTCTCTTTACTACCACCTGCTGTATTTTTCTAAAGTCCTTAAATCTGTCAATTCGGGCAAGTATTAA
- a CDS encoding alpha/beta hydrolase: MKNCAFILCVLVGLVFGQKAQAATTDTLAIQSLAMNKTLKVVVITPQGYQHSQKNYPVVYLLHGGSGNYKNWTELTPDKSLVARMSDLFDVIIVMPDGGPSSYYFDSPLLKESQYETFISKEVREKVDKDYRSIKTREGRVITGLSMGGHGAVYIATKHPDLYCAAGSMSGVMNINPSTWKVPADFAKIRIENFKKMIGEREESGPFYPGFNLITMTEQIKAAKLHLIFDCGVDDFLIEPNREMHKLLMANGTPHDYTERPGKHDWPYWENALPYHFLFFQKVLQAKKP, translated from the coding sequence ATGAAAAACTGTGCCTTTATTTTATGTGTCTTGGTCGGTTTAGTATTTGGGCAAAAAGCTCAAGCTGCCACCACAGATACTTTGGCGATACAAAGCTTGGCGATGAATAAAACGCTGAAAGTAGTGGTGATTACGCCACAAGGCTATCAACATTCGCAAAAAAATTACCCCGTCGTGTATTTACTGCACGGCGGAAGCGGAAATTATAAAAACTGGACAGAACTCACGCCCGATAAATCGCTTGTGGCGAGAATGTCCGATTTATTTGATGTCATTATCGTAATGCCCGACGGCGGACCTTCAAGTTATTATTTTGATAGCCCTTTGCTAAAAGAAAGCCAATACGAAACTTTTATTTCTAAAGAAGTAAGAGAAAAAGTAGATAAAGACTACCGAAGCATCAAAACCAGAGAAGGGCGAGTAATTACGGGCTTGTCGATGGGTGGACATGGGGCTGTGTATATTGCTACCAAACATCCCGACTTATACTGTGCTGCTGGAAGCATGAGTGGCGTAATGAATATCAACCCAAGTACGTGGAAAGTTCCTGCGGATTTTGCCAAAATTCGCATAGAGAATTTTAAAAAAATGATTGGTGAACGGGAAGAATCAGGGCCTTTTTATCCAGGATTTAATCTGATTACAATGACGGAGCAAATCAAAGCAGCCAAACTTCATTTGATTTTTGATTGTGGCGTAGATGATTTCCTGATTGAACCCAACCGTGAAATGCACAAACTCTTAATGGCAAACGGAACACCCCATGATTATACCGAAAGACCCGGAAAACATGATTGGCCTTATTGGGAAAATGCTTTGCCCTATCACTTTTTATTCTTCCAGAAAGTACTTCAAGCTAAAAAACCATAA
- a CDS encoding CitMHS family transporter has protein sequence MLALLGFLTILLFLVLVISRKLSVLLSLIIIPVFFAIIGGFEPQAIGEMIVTGIKQVAPTGILLIFAVLYFALMIDAGLFDPVIAGIIHLAKGDPLKITMGTALLTMIVHLDGDGTATFMITISALLPIYKKLGINRLILPCIVALSAGVMHLVPWSGTMARALQVMQTDASGLLVPVLPSMIVGIIWVLGVSWWLGKKERKRLGIIAFDYKHADELTKAQKLTRRPKLILVNALLTISLIGCLIMALLPPSALFIIGFSVAMLINYPSQTEQKSRLQEHAANVFFVSVMIFAAGVFSGILTGTKMIDAMAQALVTLIPAEHATYLPALVGVTSMPLSFVFTPDAYYFGVLPVLKEAAIHYGINPIEVGRAAILGQMTVGFPLSPLTASTFVLVGLSGVELSDHQKFTFKWAFMTTFLMTLTAIITGAIHLL, from the coding sequence ATGCTGGCATTATTAGGGTTTTTAACCATACTCCTGTTCCTTGTATTGGTGATTTCAAGAAAATTATCAGTATTGTTATCGCTCATTATCATTCCAGTATTTTTTGCCATCATTGGCGGTTTTGAACCACAGGCAATTGGCGAAATGATTGTAACAGGTATCAAACAAGTAGCTCCAACGGGGATTCTGTTGATTTTTGCGGTTTTGTACTTTGCATTAATGATTGATGCAGGTCTTTTTGACCCCGTCATTGCTGGAATCATTCACTTGGCCAAAGGCGACCCACTGAAAATTACAATGGGAACGGCACTGCTCACCATGATTGTCCATTTGGACGGCGACGGCACAGCTACTTTTATGATTACTATTTCCGCTTTATTGCCAATTTATAAAAAATTGGGCATCAATCGGCTTATTCTGCCCTGTATTGTAGCTTTGAGTGCAGGCGTTATGCACTTAGTGCCGTGGTCTGGTACGATGGCAAGAGCCTTACAAGTCATGCAAACGGATGCTTCTGGCTTACTTGTTCCTGTACTTCCTTCTATGATTGTAGGTATTATTTGGGTGTTGGGAGTATCGTGGTGGTTAGGTAAAAAAGAACGTAAAAGGCTGGGAATCATTGCATTTGATTATAAACACGCCGACGAATTGACGAAAGCCCAAAAACTGACAAGAAGACCCAAACTCATTTTAGTAAATGCCCTGCTGACCATCTCCTTGATAGGCTGTTTGATTATGGCTTTATTGCCGCCATCGGCTTTGTTTATCATTGGATTTTCTGTGGCAATGCTTATTAATTACCCTTCTCAAACTGAGCAAAAAAGCCGATTACAAGAACACGCCGCCAATGTGTTTTTTGTATCGGTAATGATTTTTGCCGCAGGTGTTTTTTCGGGAATCCTGACAGGCACTAAAATGATTGACGCTATGGCTCAGGCATTGGTAACCCTTATTCCTGCCGAACACGCCACTTACCTTCCTGCTTTGGTTGGTGTAACAAGTATGCCCCTGAGTTTTGTCTTTACGCCAGACGCCTATTATTTCGGTGTTTTACCTGTGTTAAAAGAAGCTGCTATCCACTACGGAATCAATCCGATTGAAGTAGGAAGAGCAGCCATTTTAGGACAAATGACGGTGGGTTTCCCTTTAAGTCCGCTCACGGCTTCCACTTTTGTACTGGTTGGGCTTTCAGGAGTTGAATTATCCGACCACCAGAAATTTACTTTTAAGTGGGCTTTTATGACTACTTTTTTAATGACCTTGACAGCCATCATTACTGGTGCGATTCATTTATTATGA
- a CDS encoding SGNH/GDSL hydrolase family protein, giving the protein MKLRVTFFVLTIAILFAFTPEKKQWVALGDSITYLNDHPDQTGNRITTGYMTLVTQQRPDLSFVNQGHNGWTACQIAEKITTLGIVKADIYTVFLGTNDWWQGKPIGTIEDYDNNTGYKTFYGSFRIILDYLKTLNPEAQVVLITPMQRVDFVYFSNFKNNAYGSYKAKNGQMLEQFAEAIKEIAKKEKRQILDLYHEKKLSHKTLVHFKRVKDFQTGEYKDYPYPAFIDIPFSTEQDQNPYPVEAMAMTYDGLHPSDKGYQLIAKKLLKILR; this is encoded by the coding sequence ATGAAGCTAAGAGTTACTTTTTTTGTATTGACGATAGCAATACTTTTTGCTTTTACTCCAGAAAAAAAACAATGGGTTGCTCTCGGCGACTCTATCACTTACCTAAACGACCACCCCGACCAGACAGGTAATCGTATTACGACAGGCTATATGACGCTGGTAACGCAACAACGCCCCGACCTGAGTTTTGTTAATCAAGGACATAATGGCTGGACAGCCTGCCAAATTGCTGAAAAAATAACCACTTTAGGAATCGTAAAAGCTGACATCTACACCGTTTTTTTGGGTACAAACGACTGGTGGCAAGGAAAACCCATCGGAACAATTGAAGATTATGACAATAATACTGGTTACAAAACTTTCTATGGTTCATTTCGTATTATTTTAGATTATCTCAAAACACTCAACCCCGAGGCTCAGGTAGTATTGATTACTCCTATGCAACGAGTGGATTTTGTATATTTTAGCAATTTCAAAAATAATGCTTATGGCTCGTACAAAGCCAAAAATGGGCAAATGCTAGAGCAATTTGCAGAAGCTATAAAGGAAATTGCTAAAAAAGAAAAACGCCAAATCCTTGATTTATACCACGAAAAAAAATTGAGCCACAAAACACTCGTACATTTTAAACGTGTCAAAGATTTCCAAACAGGCGAATACAAAGACTACCCTTATCCAGCCTTTATTGATATTCCTTTCAGTACCGAACAAGACCAAAACCCTTATCCTGTTGAAGCTATGGCGATGACCTACGACGGCCTACATCCATCCGACAAAGGGTATCAATTGATTGCCAAAAAGCTATTGAAAATACTGAGATGA
- a CDS encoding fasciclin domain-containing protein — MKSLKKTGFAFFCFVALGLVACSNDDENNTVMTKDVTDVAIADPQFSTLVSALTKANLVSALKASGPFTVFAPSNAAFAKANITSLDGISNDDLTKILTNHVVSGKVMAADVTSGRVATLNTDSPIYISKNTDGVFINGTVKVVQTDVTASNGVVHVIDNVIVPPTKNLVTIAAENSNFSELVSLVTAADPAVATALSQASANGLTVFAPTNAAFTELYKTVPKATLLSPANRTLLTNVLLYHVVPGRVFSTDLPNVSGEVATANASAKLTFNLVGGAKVNGTSSGASNITSANILATNGVIHVIDKVLLP; from the coding sequence ATGAAATCTCTTAAAAAAACAGGATTCGCCTTCTTTTGTTTTGTTGCTCTTGGTCTTGTTGCTTGCAGCAACGACGACGAAAACAACACTGTTATGACCAAAGACGTAACAGATGTTGCCATTGCAGATCCGCAATTTAGTACGTTAGTGTCGGCTCTAACTAAGGCCAACTTAGTAAGTGCTTTGAAAGCAAGTGGGCCTTTCACCGTTTTTGCTCCTAGTAATGCTGCTTTTGCCAAGGCTAATATTACGAGTTTGGATGGAATCAGCAATGATGACCTAACCAAAATTCTTACCAACCACGTAGTTTCGGGTAAGGTGATGGCGGCCGATGTAACATCGGGCAGAGTGGCTACTCTCAATACCGATAGTCCCATTTATATTTCTAAAAATACCGATGGGGTATTTATCAATGGTACTGTTAAAGTAGTACAAACCGATGTAACGGCATCTAATGGTGTTGTTCATGTAATTGATAACGTGATTGTACCACCTACCAAAAACCTGGTAACTATTGCCGCAGAAAACAGTAATTTCTCGGAGTTGGTTAGTCTTGTTACAGCAGCCGACCCAGCAGTAGCAACGGCTTTGTCGCAGGCTTCAGCCAATGGCCTTACGGTATTTGCCCCAACCAACGCTGCTTTTACTGAACTTTACAAAACTGTACCAAAAGCAACCTTGCTAAGCCCTGCCAACCGTACTTTATTGACCAACGTTTTGTTATATCATGTTGTACCTGGAAGGGTATTTTCTACAGATTTACCCAATGTAAGTGGCGAGGTAGCTACAGCCAATGCCAGTGCAAAACTTACGTTTAACTTAGTGGGTGGTGCCAAAGTGAATGGTACTTCGAGTGGTGCATCTAATATCACTTCTGCTAATATATTAGCTACCAATGGTGTAATACATGTAATTGACAAAGTATTACTTCCTTAG
- a CDS encoding AtuA-related protein: MKTKLYHIAHSRAGDKGNTLMLSLIPFKEEDFPSLVAQVTVQKVKEHLKSIIKGNIIRYELPNISSLLFVCEEALGGGVTTSLAIDPHGKTLNYALLELEIEV; encoded by the coding sequence ATGAAAACTAAATTATACCATATCGCCCACAGTCGTGCTGGCGATAAAGGCAATACCTTGATGTTGTCTTTGATTCCCTTCAAAGAAGAAGATTTTCCAAGTTTGGTAGCACAAGTAACAGTCCAAAAAGTAAAAGAGCATTTAAAAAGTATCATCAAAGGCAATATCATTCGTTATGAATTACCCAATATTTCATCCTTACTTTTTGTTTGTGAAGAAGCTTTGGGCGGTGGCGTAACAACCTCCTTAGCTATAGACCCACACGGAAAGACACTCAACTATGCTTTGCTCGAACTGGAAATTGAGGTATGA
- a CDS encoding alpha-galactosidase, with protein MKKSCILAHLIFIITLSHWGISQNITPLKDWLVKPISEKSSIKITDNQVVLYNGLLRRSFFIGENIGCYDYFNHASQQQLIRSIKPEGSVKINGKSYHIGGLNGQTENAYLKPEWLKNLKKGNNDFVYQSAEIKPIEPFINWKASTWTANRQQPTGKRLILNFIAQDNNLAGIKIQVNYELYDGIPLIIKWVEVINNSASTIIVDGLVNEILGLVEEESAVVGKVSEMKVQHGIYLETNYAFNNAMRYDISDQTTHWLADSTYTSQVNYNYDTPCLVEIYPEKVANIKITKGSSLKSVRTHELLMDSYDRQRRGLMIRKMYRTIAPWTTQNPIFMHLVSKNDEQVLKCIEQCAATGYEALILSFGSHLNMEDMSEENLNRWKKIAEKAHSKGIQIGGYSLFSSRRIDDENDVVDPVTGKTGHAFFGNAPCFGSKWGLAYRDKIKRFFEETHFDIWENDGPYPGDVCASTTHPGHEGLADSQWKQMNIQKELYHWLNERGVYINAPDWYFLDGTHKIALGYREVNFSLSRSQQRILNRQNIHDGTQEKTASMSWGFVPLTQYQGGGADAILEPLSEHLPDYEQLMMIYYGAGVQACYRGPQLYDTDITKAVVQKSISWYKKYRDILNADMIQLRRADGRDWDGLLHVAPHLAQKGLAMLYNPTAETIERTITLPLYYTGLSKQARVREKEGVAKTYTLNRDYSIQVKVKIPAEGYTWLVIE; from the coding sequence ATGAAGAAAAGTTGTATCCTCGCCCATTTAATCTTTATTATTACCCTAAGTCATTGGGGAATTTCCCAAAATATTACTCCATTAAAGGACTGGTTGGTAAAACCAATTTCAGAAAAATCTTCTATTAAAATAACTGACAATCAGGTAGTTTTATACAATGGACTTCTGAGAAGAAGTTTTTTTATTGGTGAAAATATAGGCTGTTACGACTACTTCAATCATGCTAGTCAGCAACAACTTATTCGTTCTATCAAGCCAGAAGGTAGCGTTAAAATAAATGGTAAAAGCTATCATATTGGCGGATTGAATGGACAAACTGAAAATGCGTATCTTAAACCCGAGTGGCTTAAAAACTTAAAAAAAGGAAATAACGATTTCGTTTATCAATCTGCCGAAATAAAACCTATCGAACCTTTTATCAATTGGAAGGCTTCAACTTGGACAGCCAACCGCCAGCAACCAACAGGCAAGCGACTTATTTTGAATTTTATTGCCCAAGATAACAATTTGGCGGGTATCAAAATCCAAGTAAATTATGAACTCTACGACGGTATTCCACTGATAATCAAATGGGTTGAAGTAATCAATAATAGTGCATCAACAATTATCGTAGATGGTTTAGTAAATGAAATATTGGGGCTTGTGGAAGAAGAAAGTGCTGTTGTGGGTAAGGTTTCTGAAATGAAAGTACAACATGGTATTTATCTGGAAACCAACTACGCTTTCAATAATGCCATGCGTTACGATATTAGCGACCAAACCACTCATTGGTTGGCAGATAGCACTTATACTTCTCAGGTAAATTATAATTACGATACGCCTTGTTTGGTAGAAATATATCCCGAAAAAGTTGCTAATATCAAAATAACGAAAGGCAGTTCTTTGAAATCTGTACGCACGCATGAACTCCTGATGGATTCGTATGATAGGCAAAGAAGGGGCTTGATGATTCGGAAAATGTATCGAACAATTGCTCCGTGGACTACCCAAAATCCTATATTTATGCACTTGGTCAGTAAAAATGACGAACAAGTATTAAAATGTATTGAACAATGTGCCGCAACGGGCTATGAAGCTTTGATTCTGAGTTTTGGTAGTCACCTCAACATGGAAGATATGAGCGAAGAAAACCTCAATAGATGGAAAAAAATAGCAGAAAAGGCTCATAGCAAAGGCATACAAATAGGAGGATACTCATTGTTTAGCAGTAGACGAATTGATGATGAAAACGACGTAGTTGACCCCGTAACAGGCAAAACGGGACACGCTTTTTTCGGAAATGCTCCATGTTTTGGGAGTAAATGGGGCTTGGCATATCGAGACAAAATCAAGCGTTTTTTTGAAGAAACTCATTTTGATATTTGGGAAAACGATGGCCCATATCCCGGCGATGTTTGTGCTTCTACAACACATCCTGGGCATGAAGGTTTGGCAGATTCGCAATGGAAACAAATGAATATCCAAAAGGAATTGTATCATTGGCTCAACGAACGTGGGGTTTATATCAATGCTCCTGATTGGTACTTTTTGGATGGCACACACAAAATTGCATTGGGTTATCGTGAAGTAAATTTCTCTTTGAGCCGTTCGCAACAAAGAATCCTAAATCGTCAGAATATCCATGATGGGACACAAGAAAAAACGGCTTCGATGAGCTGGGGATTTGTACCACTTACCCAATATCAAGGCGGTGGTGCTGATGCTATCCTAGAACCACTTAGCGAGCATTTGCCTGATTACGAGCAATTAATGATGATTTATTATGGTGCAGGTGTTCAAGCTTGTTATCGTGGGCCACAATTGTATGATACCGATATTACAAAAGCGGTAGTTCAAAAAAGTATTAGTTGGTACAAAAAATATCGGGATATTCTGAATGCCGATATGATTCAGTTGAGGCGTGCCGATGGCCGAGATTGGGATGGGCTTTTACATGTAGCTCCACATTTAGCTCAAAAGGGCTTGGCTATGTTATACAACCCCACTGCCGAAACCATCGAAAGAACCATTACTCTGCCTTTATACTACACAGGACTCAGCAAACAAGCTCGTGTTCGAGAAAAAGAGGGTGTTGCCAAAACATATACACTCAATCGTGATTACAGCATACAAGTAAAGGTCAAAATTCCAGCCGAGGGCTATACTTGGTTGGTGATAGAGTAA
- a CDS encoding LytR/AlgR family response regulator transcription factor, translating into MKVLIIEDEYHSAQRAKSLLFEYDQNITVLDTVDSVEKATLWLSKNQEPDLLLVDIHLSDGSSFEIFKKNVVKNPVIFTTAYDQYAIQAFKINSIDYLLKPLDFDELSQALNKYHQLHYDRKALDTTDIQRIIQSIEASNKKYKSRFLVRYGDSLQYKTIDEIAYFFADDKIVYLVCHDGKKYIIDYTLEQLEQHVQPEFFFRLNRKIITKIDAIAKVKTSPNGRLFIQLKPAFESETYVSKERSVEFKTWLDQ; encoded by the coding sequence ATGAAAGTTCTAATAATTGAAGATGAATACCATTCTGCTCAAAGAGCCAAAAGCTTGCTCTTTGAATATGACCAAAACATTACCGTATTAGATACGGTTGATTCGGTTGAAAAAGCTACCCTTTGGCTCAGTAAAAACCAAGAGCCAGATTTATTGTTGGTCGACATCCATCTATCTGATGGGTCGAGCTTTGAAATATTCAAGAAAAATGTGGTAAAAAACCCCGTTATTTTTACTACAGCCTACGACCAATACGCTATTCAAGCCTTTAAAATCAATAGTATTGATTATTTATTAAAACCCTTAGATTTTGACGAACTAAGCCAGGCTTTGAATAAATATCACCAATTACACTATGACCGCAAGGCACTCGATACAACTGATATTCAGCGGATTATTCAGAGTATAGAGGCAAGTAACAAAAAGTATAAATCCAGATTTTTGGTCAGATACGGCGATTCACTTCAGTACAAAACAATAGATGAAATCGCCTACTTTTTTGCTGATGATAAAATCGTATATCTGGTATGTCATGATGGCAAAAAGTACATTATTGATTATACCCTAGAACAACTCGAACAACATGTACAACCTGAGTTTTTCTTTCGCCTCAACCGCAAAATTATTACCAAAATAGACGCTATCGCCAAAGTAAAAACATCTCCCAACGGGCGACTGTTCATCCAATTAAAGCCCGCCTTTGAATCAGAAACGTATGTTTCAAAAGAACGTAGTGTGGAGTTCAAAACATGGCTTGATCAATAA